Below is a genomic region from Kwoniella dejecticola CBS 10117 chromosome 4, complete sequence.
ACACTCATGGCtcatctatctatctacTTCTGTGTCCACTGGTCGAGTAATGATGTCAAAGTACCGTCCATGTCGCCCGCCTTCGGCCTACAGCTCCTCATGCTTGGGCGGCTCAGGGCCTCTATCCGTCGGTTTCGCTTTAGAGATATACGTCGTGCCCATCTGATCACCCGTGGGCTGGGTCACATCCTCCAGTACCGGTCCAGAATGAGTCGGACTGGCCAACGTGGTGGAAGTGGTTGAGGTCGTCTCCTCCGATAAATCAGGTTCGGAATGCGTGGATTCAGTCAATTCGGGTCCGTGGTCTGTCGGACTGGCGTGCGTCGTTGATGTGGTCGGAGTATaggtggacgaggatggtCTAGGTCTTCGAGGGGGTTTCTTGTTAATCAGACGAAGGACCTATATAATGTCGAATAAGGAGTGGGTTTATCAGCATCAATAAATGCCAATTGTCATTAAGGCTTGAGCTCGATTGACAAGAATACAAGGAGCGCTACAGAAAAGTCGAAGTGCAAATCCAGATGATGCTCGGAATTGACATTGTTCGACTGGAATGGATAAGATGGTTTCAAATGGGCAAAGAAGCGCAAAGCAAACTCACAGTCATCTGCAACTTCTTACCCCTACTATCCAACTCATCAGCCTTAATCACCGGATCCGCCGTCTTATCGCCATCCAATTTGACTTGTCTCTTCATCAGATCGTCCATCCACACTtcgttctccttcatctGCGCCTCGACCTCGGTCAACTCTTCGTCGGTGTACTTGGGCGGTATGGCCGGGTTCTCATCCGTCGCGTTCTTGGCGATTTCAAGGGCTAGGGTATTGTTCTGACGAGCTTCAACGAGGAATGTCCGAGAGGCGAACATGGCTTGTTGGAATGCCTCGATCGCCTTGGGACGATGGAGGTATTCTTTGAATCGGGATAAGATCGGTAATTCCAGTGCCCTAATCGAGGTCAAGGCCAACCGGATATCAGCTATGCTCTTTGCTCTTTGTAATGCTTTACTTTGCTTTGCTTCGGCAGTGATTCTGACTGCGAAAGTAGGTTGACTGAGAAACAAGAGAGAAGTGTCAGGCtagctcgactcactctaGATCTgctctctttcccttgagAGTCGCTTCGTCAGCAGTCTCAGCATGATCGCCCAACCATTCCATCGATTTATCTACCAGCTTCCTCAGCGTATCCCGTTCTTTCGCAGACGCATATTCATGCAGGGCCTTGTTATCGGCGTCTTGGCTCAACAGGCCGGACAATCGATAAAGATACCCTTCGAGGAGGTTCcgagcttcttctcgagCGAATTTAGCGGATTCGAAGGAAGCTATCGATTGTAGCCTACAATTGAACGCAGAATACTTATCAATATCAATGACTCTGCCCAGTCACATCGAATGATCACAAAAACACACTGTCCGCAATGAATTAAGGGTAACAGCCCACTCACCTGGCTTGAGTAGTCCTTTTTTCTTCCCCGCTCATGGGTCTTATACCCGTATGTCTCTCTTTGAACTTCAACGCCACTTTCTGTTTCTTggtctccttcttcttctcatccttcgaGCTCGTGTTCGTGTTTGTATTCGTCGTAGTTTCAACATCCTGGCCTCCATTCTCTTCCGCTCCTTCGCCAGTCGTCGATtctttatctttgtctttcttacTGCCGAACAACCCCTTCAGGGCTCCGGCTACACCAGAATCTTTTTCCTCCACATCAGGAACGCTCGAAGTCAAAATGGCATTCGCTACAGATAAATAACCCCTCGGATCCAATCTCAACGTGACTTGCACAATGGGTGAAGGTCCCGTAAAGTTCCTGACCGCTTTCTGGATATCCGAGATAGTCACCGATAAGATGGGTTTCGACTTTGCGTCTTTCTCTGTCGTACTAGTTGACTCCCCCTTAACCAAGTGCGTCGATTGAGTGAAATCAAGAGTGATCTCATCTTTATCCGTTGGGAGGGTCAAGACTTTTCTTTCGCCCAATTTGGTGCCCTGGGCAAAGACGACTTCGTCTCCCATTTTTATATCATGGAACGATCTCTCTGTCAGATTTAggttcttcatcttgaaagTCCTTGATAAGGCTGCCCCGTAATATGCCGCACCAAGGACAGCAGCTTCGTCCGTATTGACATTTTGTGCGATCTTGTCATCTGATCCACCAAGAACGGACTTCAGGGCGTTTTGGACTAGGGGTACTCTTGTATTCCCGCCAAAGAGGATGACGGAGTTGATATCGTCTAGCTTAAGGCCGGAGGAAGTCAATGCTGAAGTGATAGGATGGGAATAAAGGGGGATGGAGGATTCGATAGAATCTTCTAGGGAGGTTCTGGAGATTTTAGATCGGTAATCCACGTCATTGTATAGTGATTCGATCTGTGTGAAGCCAAATGATGAGTCAGTGATTTCGGCTGAAGGAAGACGGCGTGTGGAGGTGGGCACTCACAGCTACATTGGCCTCCTGATTTGCGCTCAGGATATGCTTTACTCGATTAGCTTCTCTAGCCAATTTCGCCAAGGctttcttatcttccttTATACCCTTCTGGccgctcttcttgatgaaGTCTTCCAACAGGATATCTTGGATTGACGTGTCCAGTAAGACCCCTCCGATATTCTCGTAGCCTACTCCGAGAACTTCGATGTGTGTGGTATTGATAGCGGTTTTCGATTTCGGGGTCGGTAAATAGCTAGTTTGGTAGAAAGCTAATACCGTTGCTGTAGTCGACAAAGCACCTGAATCGTACACTACATGGTACTCTTTTTCGCCGACACCAGTTTCAAGATTGTAATCCGGGAAAGTTCTAGTCATAGCATAGTTGAGAGCTACACCTGTTCCTTCGCCAATCATAGCTAAACAGCTTAATCCCTGTAATTCTAGTGCGTCTTTGTAGGCTTTTCGCTGGTAATGATCCCACCATGCTGGGACGGTGACTATCACTTGATTGATAGGTTCGGGTGTGGACCCGGAGGGTAAGAGAGTCTCGGCAAGATGACGGTAATAGGAGATCTGATGTGCTAGAAGCGCGGTGGGTGTCCAtacttcttcgcttgacgaagGGGATGGAGAGACGTGAGAAGGCGAGGAAGGGTGAGGGAAGATCAAGACCCCGTCATTGGTCAGGGAGGGAGGATTGGGGTAGAGCGGTAGTTGGTGTTGGGATGTTGAGCCGAGAAGGGGTTTGACGTAAGGGAAATGAGTGTCGGGGAAACGGGTTGCCTATAATGCGCAGGTGATTGGTCAGCTCAAACCAGCTCGGCTAGCCTCAGCACACAAGAAAGCGACGCGCTGAAGCTTGATCAGTTTCAAAAGACTCACAGCCATCTTGGCTTCAGCTCCGAAGACCCTATCATCCCGCTTCCAACCCACGACACTCGATATTTTCCGCTTACTATCCTTGTCCAGCACGACATCGAACGGTACTCCAGGCTTGATGAGGGATAATTTCGTGAACTCTGCTCCGTAGTCTATAGCTAGCACAGCAGCTTGGATAGCCGGTGCTAGcagcagaaggaggagggacagGATATGCGTCGGACGCATTGTGAAAGGGTTTCTATCCGGTTGATCTGGTTCACGAAGGCTTGGACAATTACCCGTTTCGTAGGAGGGTCGACGATGCTACACAGGTGATTCTATGCCTATGATCTGTGAGGCATAACGCGCCAGAGTTGATCCGCTGGGCTGTTGATGGTTATGCAGATGCTGTTTATGCTATAGCTGCTGGTATTATGGTTGACTATGACCACATTAGGCCAACACACCATTGACGTCTTCGACTTTCTTTGGAACCACCTCCACGCCGACCTCCACGTCTACTTTATTTAATATGGTGTTCCACTTACTCAACTTTACTTAGCGTGGTTTCCATGATGACGGTTCTGGCAATCGTTCGGGTATTCCAGATCTTATCTAATCACGACATGCAATGGATTATCTGGAATAACTACGATTGATTTCTAATCGGAAATTTCACGCAGAACGACGTCAGAGCGAGTAGGAGTGTGGaaaccatcaacaaatccAAAATTATCACCATTACTCAGCAATGGATATATCATAGCAAGCATACAACTTCTCATAGTCTCGCTCAAGAAATTTACGGTATATATATAATCATCAGAACCACTCAACCGAAAGGATTGATGTCTTGACCTTGAGAATTCGCTTTGGAAGCAGAACGCAGGTAAACATATAGCAAAGCAAGCATCGATTTCTATTAGACCCGCGTAATCTCGTTGAATCGACGCAAAATGACCAGTAACAATCAAGATATCTTGACACCGCAATATACAACGGAGCAAATAGATAAATTTAACGTCGAGCTAGAAGGTAAATCGCCTCAGGATATATTACGATGGGCTATCGATAATTTGCAAGGATTATTCCAAACGACCGCTTTCGGGCTGTGAGTGCAATGAGGgaacaacatcaacaatccAAAGGCGTATTCGCAAAGGGTTACATGTGCTGACTAGTCTGTGGGTGCTTTTgtcctcctcgtccccaATAGGACCGGAACAGCAGCTCTGGATATGGTCTCCAAGATCTCTcaagagcgagaagagatcCATTTAGTCCCTTTAGTGAGTTGACCGTTCCTTCCTGTCAGCCTGTCAGCCTGTCAGCCTGTCTACGTCAATAACCCATACCTTTGTTCACTTCTCTGCGATATCAGCTAAGCTAAGCTAAGCTAACGTCAACGTCGGATGCCTACCAGATATTCCTAGATACATTACATCATTTCCCCGAGACCGTCCAATTATCGCAAACAGCCTCCGAGGCCTACCTAGCCGAGATGCACGTGTATCGCCCACCAGGCGTATCCACCGCCGAAGAGTTCGCTGCGAAGTACGGCGAGAAGCTATGGGAGACGGACGAAGCGTCGTATGATTACCTAGTCAAGGTCGAACCTGCCGCTAGGGCGTACAAGGAATTAGGCGTTAGGGCAATCATAACGGGTCGCCGAAAATCCCAGGGGTCAGATAGGGCGTCGTTGAAAGTGTtagaggtggatgagaggGGATTGATAAAGGTTAATCCATTAATCAATTGGACTTTtaaggaggtcaaggagtATATAGAtaaagagtgagtcgagcttgagtttgggtttgggttttGGCTCTTGAGGAGATGGTCTTGAAGAGATTTGATATTTCCCTCGTACGCCCTACTTCCCAACGACTGCTAAAAATCCTTCTGATTTGCGTCGCGGTGCTGTCCTATTCTATCCTGATCTTCATACAATACAAATTAACTACCTGATCAACTTCACTCGGATCTCTTAAAGCCTTCACATGAAACACTTGATTTCTGTTGAAAACCGCAGGTTGGATCTGCATGCTGATCACCATCGTCTGTGAATAGGAACGTGCCCTACAACCCCTTATTGGATCAAGGCTACAAATCAATAGGCGATGTCCATTCAACCGCCCCGCCCGATCCGAACGCCGTCAACAGTGATGCGGGCGAGAGGAGCGGTAGATGGCAAGGGAAGTCAAAGACGGAATGTGGGCTGCACGTGAATTACtttgagatgaagaagaagttcgaggagaaggagaaagagcaagGTAAAGGCCAAGCTGAGGGTACGACTGATCAATGAAACCAATCAGTGTTGTTTCATCATGAATATAAACCAGGATGATCAATGTGCATTCTTTGTCATGCGCATACATTTACGCTTTATGCGATTTCTCGCATAGTATGACGAAATCTACTTTTTTCCAGGACAAAGTTCAGCTTAACACGACATGAGACAATACAATTACAATTACAACACAATCAAATGAATTGAATCATCTCAAATGAAATAGAGGCAACTGCCATTTTTGATCAGGGCGTTGTCTAGATGACGAAATACCTTTCTCTCACATTGttgtgaaggtgaagagcCGCAGACCCAGCCAAGGCTTGGATAGGTACAGGACAGTATACAATCTGATGCATGCTACGTGATCGTGATTTACATAAAAGTCGACACGTCGATCTATACGTCGTGTGATCTATACTTCAAGAAATGGGTTTATGGGATCTGAGGTCATGGGTTCAACCGGTTATGGGAATCACTGACAAGCAGCTTGCATAGCCTCAACCGCTTGTCCAAGTTTATCACCAGAAATCAAGACCAACCTCCCGAATTGCTCGACTCCAAAGGCATCTTCGTCCCGCTTCGGAGCGGTCTTGAATGGGTACGTATGTACGTGTGTGGCCAGCTGCATTGtcgtgatcagcatcatctctATTATTCGATGCTGCCTTCGACGTGTTGATCGGGCGAGAGTTTGTTGGACTCACATTATCTATAAACTCTTCTTCGGGGTGATAAGCGAATGTCCCTGCTGTCAAAGCTACAGCGGCGTTCCCATTTGCATTGccgcttttcttcttcgatttcttggaATTAGAGCTGTCCAAATTTAAGAAGAGTATAAGCAGTCATTCGATTTCACCCAGTGAAGCAATGACATCGATACCAGCCTGAGGAGTACAGGTCCCCTCCTGACTATAAATCATGaggcagactcacttggtctCAGTCATATCCAGCCCCATACCTTCCTCGCCACCTTCTAACCTGTACCCCCTTCCCCAAATCACATAATCCGTGAATTGCCCATCTTTAGGATTCTCTCTGAGCTCGCTTAGCAGTATTCGATAGAGGTGAGGGATGAGCGGTAAGGGCAGATTGAGCATGCGGAGCGAGAATACCAAGGCGGGTTTTGAAGCGTGAGCGGGGGATGTAGTGGGGTCGAgaaggaggcggaggggCGATATTTTCGGGAGGGTCGATAGGAGGTAATTCAAGAATGGTGCAAAAGCGGGATGGTTCTGCGAGGGGATACATGAATATCAAGAGTCAGTATCATTCAAAATTGCGATAGCTTGATCCGTGGGCCCAAGCTAAGATCAGGCCAGACCAGGCTCGCGGCGAATACCAATGGGACTGCAGGGGGAGGCGATGGGACTGAAAACGGAAAGTGCGAAACAAACTCACCCTGTGCTCATTGATATCGACTACACCGACCAGTCCCCAGGGatcactctcttctccatcagtCTTGATACTGCTCCCTGCGCCCAGCCTTATTCCCTCGGACAGAATCAGCTCGGCGAGAGGATGTACGTCGATGAGTTCGTCGTCGTGCGAGAGTGTTTGACGCAATAATCGTTTGACGGCTATTCTGCAAGCGCAAAATCACCAACATTCAGCTCATTTCAGCTCGAGTAGTGTTGCACAGAGCATATAGGATGGATCCCGGACTATAAAACAAAAATGAATCGGTCATTGTGAGAAAGAGCGATACTTACTGGTCTACATCAGGGTTGAAATTGTAAAAATCAAAATCGACATTGATCATAGACTGCAAAGGAGTATAATGATCAGCAAATAGAGTCAGGATTCCCGGTTatcctcaccctcatcattGCAGAAGATTGCAGAAGTGCGTGGTGCGATCGAACAGTGGTACCGGATTTATGCGGTCACTTGGACTCACAACATCGCTTCCAGAGTCCGAAGCactatcatcctcatcgtcccTCGGCGCATTCTTTCGTTTCGGATTAGAAGTCGACGCTGAGGCGGCAGAGACAGCTTCCAGGGTATGTTCTTTCGGCATGATCACTTGATCGTTGTCTTTGCTTCGTTTTGCCGTATACTGTGGTTGATAATTCCTGATTTCGGTGTTGTTCCAGtccgaaggtgaaggtgttTTGTCGTATTTGGTGGACGTCATACCATCAAACGCAAAAACAAAAAACTGAAATTCAACGAGGGCAGACACGTGGAAGCGAGCTGATCAGAATTACGTAAATCCGGATGATTACCATGTCGCCGCATGTCGCCGGGTTAGTCACGTCCGAGTTTACCGATCGTCAACATTACGAGTGGATTCAAGATGACGCACATACATCGATGAACAGCAAGATTTGTTGACGTGATATTTAGATAGCAAGTAATCTGATACTAAATATCTATTACATTACCTTCATCTAGATGCTCGCAATCTGAAGCCCACCAGCCATACACAATCCTCCGACAAGGTACGACTCTGGCGATTCTGACACGATCCGAATTGTTCGTCCGAAGACCCGCCGCACAATGAAACGCGCTTCAGGCTCATCAACCGCTCTGGAATCGCCACGAGCTTCCAAGAGACAAGCTAGCTTAGCGGGGTTCTTAAAGCCGAAAACAAAGGTTACTAATGGTGCATCTTCTGCTGCGAAAAGATGCAACTCCGATgatggaaggggaaaagaggaaaaacCGATAgtcatcgatgtcgacgaagTAGATAGCGAGGGAGGGaatgaagacgaggacaTTAAGACCACGAGCACAAACAAGGCCGATaagggcaaaggcaaagccgAGGACGTCAATTCCGAGATCGAGCCTATCGTCGAAAGTCAAGCGCAAAGTCAACTCGTTGACCacaacgagaagaacggagaAGCAGGTGTAGACAGTAAAAACGGCAAGAGCGCAGACGAAGACCTCGACCTGGATCTAAACCTCGACAATGCATGGCCACCTCCAAATCATCCATACCACCCACCTCCCAATCCAACGTACAACCATCCCATACCTATCGGTCCTATACCCAGCGAGTTACAGCCTATACACTTCAATACGaaacccaaaatcatcaataatCCGATTACAGAGCTAGATCTAGTGTATTACAAGCGATTCATCGATCCGAAATTGTCCAGCAAAGCGCTGATGAATTACCTCCTGAATAACTTGCCGTGGTACAGGGTCAAATATATGGTCAGGGGGATGCACATTAACACGCCGAGATACACGACTGTCTTTGGGAAAGATAGTACCCCGACGCCATGGAGCGGGTATCAGAAATGTAGTCCGCGGGCGATACCTGAGGTATTACAGAGGCTGATGCggaagggtgagtctgagtttcACAatatcttcgtcatcgtaATCATGCGGTACAGATTGTTCGTCTACTTGGTTGAATCAATATCAAACTACCAAGATACCAACAATACCCTCAGACAGACAGATGAACATGGTAGAAGGGACAAGACGCGGACACTTGGACGAGAATGCGAATGTGAATGCCACTTAGACAGAATTGATACTTATACTCCAataccttcttccacttGTAGTCGAGCAAATCACCGGATCGCAGTTCAATTTCTGCCTAGTCAACTACTACGCCTCAGGAGACGATTCTATATCTTATCATTCAGACTCCGAATCCTTCCTTGGTCTTAACCCAACTATCGCCTCTCTCACCCTTGGTCAATCGCGGGATTTCTTGCTGAGGCATGTGAATTACAAGAACCACCCGAAGACGGGGAAGGAAGTCAAGGTTGAGAAGTTTATTCTggaagatggggatatgGTGGTCATGCAAGGAAGGACACAACATGAATGGCAACATTCCATACCCAAACGCAAGAACctcggaggaggaaggatcaaTATAACGTTCAGAAAGGGGATAGTGAAGTACGCGACGGAGAATTATTATAATTATAATGTGGGAAAAGGTAATTTGCATCGgtgggatgggaagaggaaacagATGGTAGAGAGTCTGCCTTCTGATGGGGGTGTCAAGTAGAGTAAATTGCAGTCGAGTGGAATTCAAGTCAGATTGACCTTACGACATTGTATTTGTATGGGATAAAGCTTGTGCTGGAATCTGTTGTACTGTATTTGTGCACCATGCATTTAATAGTTTCGCTACATGCGATTGGCTGATCCTTATAGAATAAGCAACACCTCGCCAGGGGATACAGATGCGATGTCAGAATGGAGATATGAAAGTATGGCTTTCACATTCACACCACACCACTTTCTCGCATCGcttctacctctttctcgGCATATCCCAATTCCTGCAATATTTCCAAAGTATGTTGGCCCAAATACGGTGGCGGGCGATATAGCTAAACAGACGGAACAACGTTACTCGATATCAGCATAGAAGTCGTACTATGAATGGAGGACACAAAAATCAGTTTGACTTTTGGTTTTTCCCCATCATACGACGTAGCCGCTGCTGCCAATTTTATCTTCCCTGCTCGAGGATGCTAGTTATCGATAATATATTATTAGCCTTGCACGCCTTGCACTACTACATTGACGACTCGTCAAGCTCGCTGGGTACACAGGtctcacctcgatctcctcgacGACTTTCCTAGCTATCGATTGGGGATGTGCGAATGTCTGAGCGATATTATTGATGGGTCTAACAAAATATCAGAGTAAGTACCAGTATTGCTCGCCTCAATTGCAGACCCAAAGCATAATCTCCAACATGCTTCGGAAGAACTATGACAGGATTCCTTGAAGCCATGCCAGCTCACGCAAAAGGGAACCTACGTAATTAAGTTGACAGTGATCAGTCAGCATACCCTGATCAATCAAAACAAAGTAAGACGAGAGATTAACAACTTGACTGCTCACCCTTTGCCTTTAAATCTCTCACACCACTCTTCCGTActcctctccctcaagaTACCCTCAATGAGCCCGATCAACTCTTCGCGATGCTGCACCCTGGCCGAGTTCTTACTAAACCTCTCATCGTTGATCCACTCTGGTCTATCCAGTATCGGTGGGGAACACAATACTGCGAACTGGGTATCGTTCCCTGCCGAAAGCATGATATATGAGTCCTTCGTCGGGAATACCTGATACGGTACGATAGAAGGGTGTGAGGTTCCCCATCGAGTAGCTTCCGCGCCGGAGATTAGGTAATTCGATCCAATATTCACTAGCGATGCTATCTGAACATCAACTATACTATCAGCCTTTCAGCCTTCGTATACGTAAGATGAAATACGGGATGCAgtgaaagacaaagacaaagaccCACTTGACTctcgaacaagctgacttccACTCTTGAGCCCTTTCCTGTCTTGCCGCGCTTGATGAGTGCAGCTAAGACCCCCGAGTGGGCGTAATGCCCAGTCAAGATATCCGTCACTGCTACTCCGACCTACAATGATGATCAGTCAGTACACAGCTATCACCTACAGAGGCACGCCCCCGATAGGATGCATCACTAGACAGGCAGTATGAgtcctgactcaccttgacggGTTGACCACCTTTTTCACCCGTTATATGCATCAGCCCAGCTTCAGCCTCTATGACCACATCGTATCCCGGGAACTTGGCATATGGTCCTGTTGATCCGTATCCTAGCATCCAAAGCCATATCAGTGGTACTCTTTACCGGCACGGGTATCCGAGCACATTCAATGTTGGAACGGTTTAGAAATAGCAGGTAGGCCGGAGGATAGCAGGAACTCTATTCACCTGTAATGGAGCAGTACACTAGTCGTGGATTTATAGTTTGCACTTGCTCGTACGATAAGCCGAATTGCTCCAATTTGCCGGGTACACTGTGCAATCCTTTCTACATCAGTACATTCACTCGCTGCCAGACAAATCGTACAAATAAAATGCGGAAAGTAAGATTGTCAACAGGTGcttctcagcttgacttACTAATTCTCCACTAGGACATCAGCATCCTCGACCAATTTCCGTATgacttccttccctttctcgGATTTCAAGTTCAACGTCAACCTAGCTCCGAGACAGAacgaaatcagcttgacttctcagcttgactcaATTCGGATCGATCAGCATTGGGGTCGAGCTGCGGTTGTGCTCGGTGCAGGAGACATaggtgagaaagaagatgagagtcACTTACGATCGCTTGTTCCTATTTGCTTGTAAGAAATAAGCCGACTCAGGAGGTAGATCCGGTCTAGGGTATTTGCCAGTCTCAGGAAGGGAGGCTGAGGGGGGTAACCATGATCGAGTATCATCTCCGTGTTTGGGCGTTTCTATCTGTGCATTCCACATCACATCCCTTGGATTATCAGTAGTCCGATCAATTTGAGAAGTATGGATTAGATCTACCTTTATCACATCGGCTGACAATCCATCCCATCCAATTACACctcatcagctcacatccGCTTTGTTGCTGGCTGACGGAATAGCTCACCGCCTAAATCTGACTACGTGACACCCCACTTCagcaatcagcttcagccaaAAAAGCAATACGATCGGGAAGCAATAGCTCACAAGCATCATAGTCGCCAAGGGTCCAGCTAAGACCCTCGTCAGATCCACGACCTTGATTCCAGCTAATGGACGGTCATCTACGACGGGAGCAGGGATGGAGTATGGACGTATCGAGCGTATTCGAGGGTTGGACAGGGCTCGGGGGAGTTGTGATGCTCTAGGCGGCCTCAAATGAAGTCCGGCTCGAGCTGCGGGAAATTTTGGGATTGCTATAGCGATAGGGAAGGACATCTTGCCTCACCTTCCAGATCGTATGCTTCTCAGAAGTCTCACTGGTAATAAGCTCATCCTCTGTTTGGTATGAGTTCGGAGCAGAAGATGACGGACCGGTTATACCGCAAGCGCATTGAGCGAAGAGGTACCGGATAAACTACATCGTCAATTTATCCGCTATCTACCAGTCTACTCAAATCCAGTGACTGATGTGACATCTCGTCTGGGCGAGAGATAGGAGCCAACAGAAGTATGCATGTGCCAAATAGAGCGGGCCAGATAGATTGGTATCAGGTTGCTCAGAGCTAGCAGCTTTAGAGATGTGTTGTAGCGCACTGACTCCGTTCAAAGCGAATTCAGAGATCTACTTTCGGCAGAATTTGCTCACTCGACTCATACAAGGTGCCTTCCCCGCATCAACATGATATTAGCTGTATTCAGTAGTAGGTTTGCATGGTTCACGCACTGCGTGTTCTAGGGGTGCATGGAGCTACCGGGACTGTTCTTTGCTCTAGACTCggtctggaagatgacgTGTCAAACGGCGGTACGCGGCCAGATCCCAAGAACGGACACCGAAGGGCATGGCCGATCACCGAAACCGCATGTTGCCTATTGCATGTTTTTTATCTTTTTTCGGTGCCGCGGCGCtgatctcatcgtcctctttaGTCGCTTTCCGATTCGGTTCCGTAAACTTTATATACGACTCGGTGCTCATCTATCCTTTACCCATTGCTTATACACTATCTTGACTATTTTAACTACCCACACCCATACTCAGGCATTCTGTCTGCGTCTCTTTTGGCTCGCCAACGGTATTGGCCAAGAAATTCAATCTCGTCTGACCTATCTGGACTCCAACGGGATCCCCGAAGGCCTCACGGTCATTCCGGCATCTGAATTATCGAACGATCAGTCAACAAATTGCAAGGATACATAGCCCCAAATCACCCAGATAACCCAGTCTCGTCTTAtcatacccttcttgatgacaCGGAGAAGCAGACGCATTAGTATGAGGAGTGAGTAAGCATCGACATATCATAGcataatcatcatctgcGATGCCTGTGGACACGCCAGCTTCCGCAGGCTCGAGTCGTCGAGCGAGCGGGGAAGAAACCAGAGCTTCGACGAACCAATTTGTGTCAACCCCCAAATCAGCCTCCGGCTCGTCGTCTGGGAGAAAAGTATCTGCGACCGCTACTCCACAATCTCAGATGCAGAAGGAGTTAGCTGAGGCCGAGGCGAAACGGAGGAAagttcaggtgagtcatcggCTTAGAGTAAGCGgaaagagctgatcatctctcGAGCAGAGAGCATGTGATGCTTGTAGAAGGTGTGTCAGATAGCATCTCAATAAGAGGCGCAGTGGATTGACACACTATTACTTGTCACAGGAAGAAAATAAAGTGCGAAGGACCAATGAACAGTTTGAGCGAGAGCAGTAAGTCATCGTGTAAGTGGGACTCAAAGCTTACGGCTTCTCAGAAT
It encodes:
- a CDS encoding phosphoadenosine phosphosulfate reductase — translated: MTSNNQDILTPQYTTEQIDKFNVELEGKSPQDILRWAIDNLQGLFQTTAFGLTGTAALDMVSKISQEREEIHLVPLIFLDTLHHFPETVQLSQTASEAYLAEMHVYRPPGVSTAEEFAAKYGEKLWETDEASYDYLVKVEPAARAYKELGVRAIITGRRKSQGSDRASLKVLEVDERGLIKVNPLINWTFKEVKEYIDKENVPYNPLLDQGYKSIGDVHSTAPPDPNAVNSDAGERSGRWQGKSKTECGLHVNYFEMKKKFEEKEKEQGKGQAEGTTDQ